One window of the Zea mays cultivar B73 chromosome 3, Zm-B73-REFERENCE-NAM-5.0, whole genome shotgun sequence genome contains the following:
- the LOC103650692 gene encoding dehydration-responsive element-binding protein 1F: MDADDSSYASSSSFSPPPSPADHLRLPPKRRAGRKKFRETRHPVYRGVRARAGGTRWVCEVREPQAQARIWLGTYPTPEMAARAHDVAAIALRGATAADLNFPDSAHALPRARTAAPDDIRRAAAQAAELYRPSPSSSSASGLLLHHGRRTIAAPPPPLSLPPPEASSTCCWTTSTGTRGAGTTPTCCDGFLDEDSIFDMPGLIHDMAWGMLLTPPAMGRGLDWGALDDDDDHSHVDCTLWTLDG; the protein is encoded by the coding sequence ATGGACGCCGACGACTCCTCGTACGCATCGTCCTCCTCGTTCTCTCCGCCGCCGTCCCCCGCCGATCATCTCCGCCTGCCCCCGAAGCGGCGTGCGGGCCGCAAGAAGTTCCGGGAGACGCGGCACCCGGTGTACCGCGGCGTGCGCGCGCGCGCCGGTGGCACCCGCTGGGTGTGCGAGGTGCGGGAGCCGCAGGCGCAGGCGCGCATCTGGCTCGGCACCTACCCGACCCCGGAGATGGCCGCGCGCGCGCACGACGTCGCCGCCATCGCGCTCCGCGGCGCCACCGCCGCCGACCTCAACTTCCCGGACTCTGCCCACGCGCTCCCGCGCGCGCGCACCGCCGCGCCCGACGACATACGACGCGCCGCCGCGCAGGCCGCCGAGCTCTACCGcccgtctccttcttcctcttccGCCTCCGGCCTGCTGCTGCACCACGGCCGCCGGACGATCGCTGCCCCGCCACCGCCGCTCTCACTGCCGCCGCCGGAGGCTTCTTCTACCTGCTGCTGGACGACCAGTACAGGAACCCGAGGAGCAGGTACCACGCCGACCTGCTGCGACGGCTTCCTGGACGAGGATTCCATCTTTGACATGCCAGGGCTCATCCACGACATGGCCTGGGGGATGCTGCTCACGCCACCAGCCATGGGCCGGGGCCTCGACTGGGGCGCccttgacgacgacgacgaccataGCCACGTCGACTGCACGCTCTGGACGCTGGACGGATGA
- the LOC100158231 gene encoding isopentenyl transferase IPT1 translates to MAHPSAAAAAVSSTAPAANPSSGAREEGGARSPPSPSPSQRGRAKVVIVMGATGAGKSRLAVDLAAHFAGVEVVSADSMQLYRGLDVLTNKAPLHEQNGVPHHLLSVIDPSVEFTCRDFRDRAVPIIQEIVDRGGLPVVVGGTNFYIQALVSPFLLDDMAEEMQGCTLRDHIDDGLTDEDEGNGFERLKEIDPVAAQRIHPNDHRKIKRYLELYATTGALPSDLFQGEAAKKWGRPSNSRLDCCFLWVDADLQVLDSYVNKRVDCMMDGGLLDEVCSIYDADAVYTQGLRQAIGVREFDEFFRAYLPRKESGEGSCASLLGMHDDQLKSLLDEAVSQLKANTRRLVRRQRRRLHRLSKDFGWNLHRVDATEAFFCATDDSWQKKVVKPCVDVVRRFLSDNSTVLPSTSASDPSSRELWTQYVCEACGNRVLRGAHEWEQHRQGRGHRKRVQRLKQKSLRPWPSLLPQDRS, encoded by the exons ATGGCCCacccctccgccgccgccgccgccgtatcCTCCACGGCGCCCGCTGCAAACCCTAGTTCTGGCGCCCGCGAGGAAGGAGGCGCCCGCTCTCCGCCGTCGCCGTCTCCGTCTCAGAGGGGGCGGGCCAAGGTGGTGATCGTTATGGGCGCCACGGGCGCCGGCAAGTCGCGGCTGGCCGTCGACCTCGCGGCCCACTTCGCCGGCGTCGAAGTGGTCAGCGCCGACTCCATGCAGCTCTACCGCGGCCTCGACGTCCTCACCAACAAGGCTCCCCTCCACGAGCAGAACG GTGTTCCTCATCATCTACTTAGCGTGATTGATCCCTCTGTCGAGTTCACTTGCCGTGATTTCCGCGACCGTGCCGTGCCG ATTATACAGGAAATAGTGGACCGCGGTGGCCTCCCTGTGGTTGTCGGCGGCACAAACTTCTACATCCAG GCTCTCGTTAGCCCATTCCTCTTGGATGATATGGCAGAAGAAATGCAGGGCTGTACTCTGAGAGATCACATAGATGATG GTCTTACTGATGAAGATGAAGGCAATGGGTTTGAACGCTTGAAGGAGATCGATCCTGTGGCTGCGCAGAGGATCCATCCAAACGACCATAGAAAA ATCAAACGCTACCTCGAGTTGTATGCAACCACGGGTGCCCTACCCAGCGATCTGTTCCAAGGAGAGGCCGCTAAG AAATGGGGTCGGCCTAGTAACTCCAGACTCGACTGCTGTTTCCTGTGGGTAGATGCTGATCTTCAAGTCCTGGACAGTTATGTCAACAAAAGGGTCGATTGCATGATGGATGGTGGCCTGCTGGACGAAGTATGCAGCATATATGATGCGGATGCTGTCTATACCCAGGGGCTGCGGCAGGCTATTGGGGTTCGTGAGTTTGACGAGTTTTTCAGAGCATATTTACCCAGAAAAGAATCTGGTGAGGGTTCCTGTGCAAGCCTGTTAGGTATGCATGACGATCAGCTTAAGAGCTTGTTGGACGAAGCTGTTTCCCAGCTGAAGGCAAACACTCGTAGACTAGTTCGACGTCAA AGACGGAGATTGCATCGGCTGAGTAAAGATTTTGGGTGGAACTTGCATCGTGTTGACGCAACCGAAGCATTCTTCT GTGCCACTGACGACTCATGGCAAAAGAAAGTTGTCAAACCATGTGTGGATGTCGTAAGAAGGTTTTTGTCGGACAATTCCACTGTTTTGCCAAGCACAAGCGCAAGTGACCCCTCTTCAAGAGAGCTGTGGACGCAATATGTGTGCGAG GCCTGCGGCAACCGGGTGCTGCGAGGTGCGCACGAGTGGGAGCAGCACAGGCAAGGGCGAGGCCACCGGAAGCGAGTGCAGCGCCTGAAGCAGAAGAGCCTGAGGCCATGGCCATCGCTGCTGCCCCAAGACCGCAGCTGA